A genomic segment from Pseudoduganella chitinolytica encodes:
- a CDS encoding quinone oxidoreductase family protein, producing the protein MRALIAMGERTASHVQALEACHAVLHGTGVHFALVQRPDIDLEPADPAHAHDVLVRVHGFSCNYREKGRLLQAARREGGGYLVLGSEFAGTVVKVGAAVADLRPGDRVFGNGAVDATDAHPGLSTQRASQELQVLPRAKLMRFPATMPFATAAAFSVGAQTAYALVRRLRAARGDQIAVTAASSNTSLFAIAALVARGTTCTR; encoded by the coding sequence ATGAGAGCGTTGATCGCAATGGGCGAACGGACCGCCTCGCACGTGCAGGCGCTGGAGGCCTGCCACGCCGTGTTGCACGGCACCGGCGTCCACTTCGCGCTGGTGCAGCGGCCCGACATCGACCTGGAGCCGGCCGATCCGGCCCATGCGCACGACGTGCTGGTGCGCGTGCATGGGTTCTCGTGCAATTACCGCGAGAAGGGCAGGCTGTTGCAGGCGGCGCGGCGCGAAGGCGGCGGCTACCTCGTGCTGGGCTCGGAGTTTGCCGGCACCGTCGTCAAGGTGGGCGCGGCGGTGGCGGACCTGCGCCCGGGCGACCGGGTGTTCGGCAACGGTGCGGTCGATGCGACGGATGCGCATCCGGGCCTGTCGACGCAGCGTGCGTCGCAGGAACTGCAGGTGCTGCCGCGGGCGAAGCTGATGCGCTTCCCCGCCACGATGCCATTTGCGACGGCAGCCGCCTTCAGCGTGGGCGCGCAGACCGCGTATGCGCTGGTGCGGCGGCTGCGCGCAGCGCGGGGGGATCAGATCGCTGTCACGGCCGCGTCGTCGAACACTTCGCTGTTTGCCATCGCGGCGCTGGTGGCGCGGGGCACGACGTGCACGCGCTGA
- a CDS encoding MATE family efflux transporter translates to MTNIDFTADDVRKSLFNFSVPMMLFSILDYIGMFVALGWLLAMTELQQLPATFRIAVASVSLLEALFSGLLAAVYVYANQAFGRKDHEQARYLLNFGFGVAVVIAVVIAVTGRFCTQYLISIFGVEPLVKEQVLSYLNVYWYGYLFVIVHLYGGLLARMAGAVSVIRRFKIVTFVSSVLLCPAFIWLAARVGVGALEASAAALMVSRIAGLLVLRRDMVRHEVFPFRLGIDFVPRRLFKQWGELVRLGGAETLNSFSLSLSFYLLFLLFSFYEPGTLEAVTVTQYVTGFFQTVLMSAIATIIPFTAQNAGGRKLANIKVGVRWMASGTFVLAALPMIPFILLAPYFIHFFVADPDIAARAISYVRITSIPWAVLMASFPFLFAIIGLGDTRGTLLLTIWSMYLCNLVPVIVIRMAFGGSLTLAAYAESVSDVLIFVGFYLYYVRKEKGLEREWAGEREAEATPDTGKLAGAL, encoded by the coding sequence ATGACGAACATCGACTTCACCGCGGACGACGTCCGCAAATCCCTGTTCAATTTTTCCGTGCCGATGATGCTGTTCTCGATCCTCGACTATATCGGCATGTTCGTCGCGCTGGGCTGGCTCCTGGCGATGACGGAACTGCAGCAATTGCCGGCCACGTTCCGCATCGCGGTCGCCTCCGTATCCCTGCTGGAAGCGCTGTTCAGCGGCCTCCTGGCCGCCGTGTACGTGTATGCGAACCAGGCCTTCGGGCGCAAGGACCACGAGCAGGCCAGGTACCTGCTGAACTTCGGCTTCGGCGTGGCGGTGGTCATCGCCGTCGTCATCGCCGTCACGGGGCGCTTCTGCACGCAATACCTGATCTCCATCTTCGGTGTCGAGCCGCTCGTCAAGGAGCAGGTGCTGTCCTACCTGAACGTGTACTGGTATGGCTACCTGTTCGTCATCGTCCACCTCTACGGCGGTTTGCTGGCGCGCATGGCGGGAGCGGTTTCCGTGATCCGCCGCTTCAAGATCGTCACGTTCGTCAGCAGCGTGCTGCTGTGCCCCGCGTTCATCTGGCTGGCCGCACGGGTCGGCGTCGGCGCACTGGAAGCGTCGGCCGCGGCGCTGATGGTGTCGCGCATCGCGGGCCTGCTGGTGCTGCGCCGGGACATGGTGCGCCATGAGGTATTCCCGTTCCGCCTGGGGATCGACTTCGTGCCGCGCCGCCTGTTCAAGCAGTGGGGCGAACTGGTGCGCCTGGGCGGCGCCGAGACGTTGAACTCGTTCTCACTCAGCCTGTCGTTCTACCTGCTGTTCCTGCTGTTCTCGTTCTACGAGCCGGGCACGCTGGAAGCGGTGACGGTGACGCAGTACGTGACGGGCTTCTTCCAGACCGTCCTGATGAGTGCCATCGCCACCATCATCCCGTTCACCGCGCAGAACGCGGGCGGGCGCAAGCTCGCCAACATCAAGGTCGGCGTGCGCTGGATGGCCAGCGGCACGTTCGTGCTGGCCGCGCTGCCGATGATCCCGTTCATCCTGCTGGCGCCGTACTTCATCCACTTCTTCGTCGCCGATCCCGATATCGCGGCGCGGGCCATCAGCTACGTGCGCATCACGTCGATCCCGTGGGCGGTGCTGATGGCGTCCTTCCCGTTCCTGTTCGCCATCATCGGCCTGGGCGACACGCGCGGCACGCTGCTGCTGACCATCTGGTCCATGTACCTGTGCAACCTGGTGCCCGTGATCGTCATCCGCATGGCGTTCGGCGGCAGCCTGACGCTTGCCGCCTATGCTGAATCGGTGTCGGACGTGCTGATCTTCGTGGGCTTCTACCTCTACTACGTGCGCAAGGAAAAGGGCCTCGAGCGGGAGTGGGCGGGCGAGCGGGAAGCCGAGGCGACGCCGGATACCGGCAAGCTGGCGGGAGCGCTGTGA